The Microbacterium sp. KUDC0406 genome includes a window with the following:
- a CDS encoding SprT-like domain-containing protein, protein MADLKRVRIWADALIRLHLDPSWSFEFDHAKRRAGACHYTTSTITLSRYLAARFDDDEIHQVLLHEVAHALAGPAAAHGRDWKRIAADLGYVGGTTHHGETATELAPWVGRCPSGHLVYRHRRPGRPISCAKCSRSYDPRFAFDWTHREITPAVRLAAQTPR, encoded by the coding sequence ATGGCTGATCTGAAGCGGGTGCGCATCTGGGCCGACGCGCTCATCCGCCTGCACCTCGACCCGTCGTGGTCGTTCGAGTTCGATCACGCCAAGCGGCGCGCCGGGGCGTGCCACTACACCACGAGCACGATCACCCTCTCGCGCTATCTGGCGGCCCGGTTCGACGACGACGAGATCCACCAGGTGCTGCTGCACGAGGTGGCTCACGCACTCGCGGGTCCCGCCGCCGCGCACGGCCGCGACTGGAAGCGCATCGCCGCAGACCTGGGCTACGTCGGCGGCACGACCCACCACGGAGAGACCGCCACCGAGCTCGCGCCGTGGGTGGGCAGATGCCCCTCGGGGCACCTGGTGTACCGGCATCGCCGGCCGGGGCGTCCGATCTCATGCGCCAAGTGCTCGCGCAGCTACGACCCGCGGTTCGCATTCGACTGGACACACCGCGAGATCACCCCGGCCGTCCGCCTCGCCGCCCAGACACCGCGCTGA